One genomic region from Penaeus monodon isolate SGIC_2016 chromosome 24, NSTDA_Pmon_1, whole genome shotgun sequence encodes:
- the LOC119588552 gene encoding gastrula zinc finger protein XlCGF7.1-like yields the protein MDYICSDCGKTFSKSINLTLHMRVHTGERPHGCDVCGRSFTQKSSLNTHRRIHTGEKPYECSECDKKFSAKNSFDSHMRMHSGEKPFRCAECGQGFNQKSTLNAHQRSHTGERPYGCPECGKRFLVKVHLDEHFLIHTGEKPHACAECGKRFVQKVNLHNHERIHTGEKPHSCPVCGKSFIQKSYLTIHKRIHTNEKPYVCSDCGKCFRSKGDLNGHMRVHLKSAVDAKSKKKASKKGLVASLEPTHPQDYPLDFPVPFVSLDTDPKAFGEQGGLDYLLNGGGDHPRMRLGFSRGGLSTPALPPPAPPSEAAFDDDIVIKEEIVE from the coding sequence ATGGATTACATCTGCAGCGACTGCGGCAAGACCTTCAGCAAGAGCATCAACCTGACGCTCCACATGCGGGTTCACACGGGCGAGAGGCCGCACGGCTGTGACGTGTGCGGAAGGAGCTTCACGCAGAAGAGCAGCCTGAACACGCACCGCAGGATCCACACCGGCGAGAAGCCCTACGAGTGCTCTGAGTGCGACAAGAAGTTCAGCGCCAAGAACAGCTTCGACAGCCACATGCGGATGCACTCGGGCGAGAAGCCTTTCCGCTGCGCCGAGTGCGGCCAGGGCTTCAACCAGAAGAGCACTCTCAACGCCCACCAGAGGTCCCACACGGGCGAGAGGCCCTACGGGTGCCCGGAGTGCGGCAAGCGCTTCCTGGTCAAGGTCCACCTGGACGAACACTTCCTCATCCACACGGGCGAGAAACCCCACGCGTGCGCCGAGTGCGGCAAGAGATTCGTGCAGAAGGTCAACCTTCACAACCACGAACGCATCCACACGGGTGAGAAGCCCCACTCTTGCCCCGTGTGTGGCAAGAGCTTCATCCAGAAGAGCTACCTGACGATCCACAAGCGCATCCACACCAACGAGAAGCCGTACGTGTGCTCGGACTGCGGCAAGTGCTTCAGATCCAAGGGGGACCTCAACGGCCACATGCGGGTCCACCTCAAGAGCGCTGTCGACgcgaagagcaagaagaaggccTCGAAGAAGGGCCTCGTAGCGTCCCTGGAACCCACCCACCCGCAGGACTACCCGCTGGACTTCCCCGTGCCCTTCGTCAGCCTAGACACGGACCCAAAGGCCTTCGGCGAGCAGGGAGGACTCGACTACCTTCTCAACGGCGGAGGCGACCACCCTCGGATGCGCCTCGGCTTCTCGCGCGGGGGCCTCTCGACGCCAGCCTtgccgccgcccgcgccgccctcCGAGGCTGCTTTCGACGACGACATCGTCATCAAGGAAGAAATTGTGGAATGA